The Nocardioides campestrisoli genome includes a window with the following:
- a CDS encoding ABC transporter ATP-binding protein produces the protein MDSISIAGVHKSFGNRRILEGVDLEVEQGEFVCLLGPSGCGKTTLLRCIAGLESPDSGSIRFGDDAVFDAVKQRNVPPERRQLGMVFQNFALWPHKTVWDNVAYPLQRRRTPRAEARDRIEEALDLVGLGDQRDSYPGTLSGGQQQRVSLARAVVARPRVLLFDEPLSSLDANLREQMRREIRRLQQHLGATAIYVTHDKEDAGGLADRLAVLQDGQVAQQGTPRDVFSQPSTRFVAQFVGFDHFLPGVVESAQDGGTVVALANGHRVAAPPSNALDAGADAVLAVRSRLLSVMREAAPGDNVVLDGAIDGVAYLGDDVEVTVRHSGGEMIARVSPAQARTLDPGSEVVVVANEGALSVLRFPGTTRHSAAPAADRVIGQPVESLVP, from the coding sequence ATGGACAGCATTTCCATCGCCGGAGTTCACAAGAGCTTCGGGAACCGCCGGATTCTCGAGGGCGTCGACCTCGAGGTCGAGCAGGGCGAGTTCGTCTGCCTGCTGGGTCCGTCGGGTTGTGGCAAGACGACTCTCCTGCGCTGCATCGCCGGCCTCGAGAGTCCCGACTCCGGTTCGATCAGGTTCGGCGATGACGCCGTCTTCGACGCAGTCAAGCAGCGCAACGTGCCTCCCGAGCGACGTCAGCTGGGGATGGTCTTCCAGAATTTCGCGCTCTGGCCACACAAGACCGTGTGGGACAACGTTGCCTACCCGCTGCAGCGCCGGCGCACTCCGCGTGCGGAGGCCCGGGACCGGATCGAGGAGGCGCTCGACCTGGTGGGCCTCGGGGACCAGCGCGACTCCTACCCCGGAACACTCTCCGGCGGTCAGCAGCAGCGGGTGTCCCTGGCCCGAGCGGTGGTGGCGCGGCCGCGGGTTCTCCTCTTCGACGAACCGCTCTCGAGCCTCGATGCGAACCTGCGTGAGCAGATGCGGCGCGAGATCCGGCGGCTCCAGCAGCATCTCGGAGCCACCGCGATCTATGTGACCCACGACAAGGAGGACGCCGGTGGGCTTGCGGATAGGCTCGCGGTCCTTCAGGACGGTCAGGTGGCCCAGCAGGGGACGCCGCGGGACGTCTTCTCCCAGCCGTCCACCCGCTTCGTCGCCCAGTTCGTCGGTTTCGACCACTTCCTGCCTGGTGTCGTCGAGTCCGCGCAGGACGGCGGTACGGTGGTCGCCCTCGCAAACGGACACCGGGTGGCGGCGCCGCCGAGCAACGCACTCGATGCGGGCGCCGACGCAGTCCTCGCGGTACGGAGCCGGCTGCTCTCGGTGATGCGAGAGGCGGCCCCCGGCGACAACGTCGTACTCGACGGTGCGATCGACGGCGTCGCGTACCTCGGCGACGACGTCGAGGTCACGGTGCGGCACAGCGGCGGGGAGATGATCGCCCGAGTCAGCCCCGCCCAAGCGCGGACCCTCGACCCGGGAAGCGAGGTCGTCGTCGTGGCGAACGAGGGCGCCCTGAGCGTCCTGCGGTTCCCCGGAACGACGAGGCACTCCGCCGCGCCCGCCGCGGACCGCGTCATCGGGCAGCCCGTGGAGTCGCTCGTTCCGTAG
- a CDS encoding acyl-CoA dehydrogenase family protein: MSRSLVDPRPRIPAAHRTEEREAIQEMARDFAMREVLPVANVLDPEHGLIPDSLREKMGDLGFFGILVPEELGGLGLGVVEYAIITEELSRAWMSVASIITRSGIAKALDPTMRAELLPKAARGEWLGAFAMSEPGAGSDIASIRTRADKVDGGWLINGQKMWCTFADQANGIIVVARTTPYDPENRHEGIRRFILHKEPNSFPEGLSGTPVRKIGYHGWNTFELSFDNCFVPDDCLLGYESDGQGDGGFKRVAAGMLTPRIHTAARSIGLARGALEDTIKYVQEREQFGHAIGDYQNTRFKIAEMAADIELCRALMYEVAADVDAGEASDVRAAMLKYAAAEMSERVTSQALQLHGGAGYTTDFPVERYWRDARLTKIFEGSSEIMLRLVSDRLLPQTPFR, from the coding sequence GTGAGCCGTTCACTCGTCGATCCACGTCCACGTATCCCGGCAGCGCATCGCACCGAGGAGCGTGAGGCCATCCAGGAGATGGCGCGCGACTTCGCCATGCGCGAGGTGCTGCCTGTCGCCAACGTGCTCGACCCCGAGCACGGGCTCATCCCCGACTCCCTGCGCGAGAAGATGGGCGACCTGGGCTTCTTCGGCATCCTCGTCCCCGAGGAGCTAGGCGGCCTCGGCCTGGGCGTCGTGGAGTACGCGATCATCACCGAAGAGCTCTCTCGAGCCTGGATGAGTGTCGCCAGCATCATCACCCGCTCCGGCATCGCCAAGGCCCTCGACCCGACGATGCGCGCAGAGCTCCTTCCCAAGGCGGCACGCGGCGAGTGGCTGGGCGCCTTCGCGATGAGTGAGCCGGGTGCCGGATCCGACATCGCCTCGATCCGCACGCGGGCCGACAAGGTCGACGGCGGCTGGCTGATCAACGGCCAGAAGATGTGGTGCACCTTCGCCGACCAGGCCAACGGCATCATCGTGGTGGCCAGGACGACTCCGTACGACCCGGAGAACCGGCACGAGGGGATCCGTCGCTTCATCCTGCACAAGGAGCCGAACTCCTTCCCCGAGGGCCTGTCTGGAACCCCCGTCCGCAAGATCGGCTACCACGGCTGGAACACCTTCGAGCTCTCCTTCGACAACTGCTTCGTGCCCGACGACTGCCTGCTCGGGTACGAGAGCGACGGTCAGGGCGACGGTGGCTTCAAGCGCGTGGCTGCCGGCATGCTCACCCCGCGCATCCACACCGCCGCACGCTCCATCGGCCTCGCGCGTGGCGCGCTCGAGGACACCATCAAGTACGTCCAGGAGCGTGAGCAGTTCGGTCACGCCATCGGCGACTACCAGAACACGCGGTTCAAGATCGCGGAGATGGCTGCTGACATCGAGCTCTGCCGGGCACTGATGTACGAGGTGGCAGCCGATGTCGACGCCGGCGAGGCCTCCGACGTGCGCGCCGCGATGCTCAAGTACGCAGCCGCCGAGATGTCCGAGCGAGTCACGTCCCAGGCGCTGCAGCTGCACGGTGGGGCCGGGTACACGACCGACTTCCCGGTCGAGCGCTACTGGCGCGATGCACGCCTGACCAAGATCTTCGAAGGTTCCTCCGAGATCATGCTGCGCCTGGTCTCCGACCGGCTGCTCCCCCAGACACCGTTCCGGTGA
- a CDS encoding TetR/AcrR family transcriptional regulator: MTTRQLNGHQVRSEKSTRLLLRAAGELVAEGGYQSMTLATVGERAGYSRSLATARFGSKAKLLEALVDEIVGRWSVETMEPELQGLSGLDSLRVILQGIRNAYGRRPDSLSVLYALIFEAAGPVPELHDRFVEFHLNQRERISSHIRNGLADGSINEGVDPDALAAMIVAQLRGVGYLWKLDPDSIDATAVLNTFIDQVLQRISAEPHPREAAT; this comes from the coding sequence ATGACCACGCGCCAACTGAACGGCCACCAGGTTCGCTCGGAGAAGTCCACCCGCCTGCTGTTGCGGGCCGCGGGCGAGCTTGTCGCGGAGGGCGGCTACCAGTCGATGACGCTCGCCACCGTCGGCGAACGCGCCGGCTACAGCCGCAGCCTCGCCACAGCCCGGTTCGGCTCCAAGGCGAAGCTCCTGGAGGCACTGGTCGACGAGATCGTCGGCCGATGGTCGGTGGAGACCATGGAGCCCGAGCTGCAGGGGCTCTCCGGTCTGGACTCGCTGCGTGTCATCCTCCAAGGCATCCGCAACGCCTACGGGCGACGACCAGACTCGCTCTCCGTGCTGTATGCGCTGATCTTCGAGGCGGCTGGGCCGGTCCCTGAGCTCCACGACCGGTTCGTCGAGTTCCACCTCAACCAGCGCGAGCGCATCAGCTCGCACATCCGCAACGGACTGGCCGACGGCTCGATCAACGAGGGCGTCGACCCCGACGCGTTGGCCGCGATGATCGTCGCCCAGCTCCGCGGGGTCGGCTACCTGTGGAAGCTCGACCCCGATTCGATCGATGCGACAGCGGTCCTGAACACGTTCATCGACCAGGTTCTTCAGCGCATCTCCGCTGAACCACACCCGCGGGAGGCCGCCACCTGA
- a CDS encoding CaiB/BaiF CoA transferase family protein, whose translation MAGPLSGLRVVELASIGPGPHAAMILADLGADVVRVERRLGTLGLGAQGRNEQLRGRTIVRADLKTPDDRSAVLELVARADVLIEGYRPGVAERLGLGPDACLAENPRLVYGRMTGWGQDGPLAARAGHDINYLSVTGLLNAVGRPGERPTIPLNLIGDYGGGSMLLLVGILSALWERERSGTGQVVDAAMAEGASLLGHMLWAMYGGGAWNAERGTNFLDGGAPFYDTYECADGGHMAVGAVEPQFFALVLSTLGLDADEVPAQHDRDRWPELRTLMANRFLQHDRAHWEQAFADVDACVTPVLSFDEAAQHPHVRERGIVAEMNGIIQPAPAPRFSRTAPPVPSAPPTAASEISDVLHGWNNQA comes from the coding sequence ATGGCTGGACCCCTCTCAGGTCTGAGAGTCGTAGAGCTGGCAAGCATCGGACCGGGGCCACACGCAGCCATGATCCTGGCCGACCTCGGCGCCGACGTCGTGCGCGTCGAGCGACGTCTGGGCACTCTGGGCCTGGGGGCCCAGGGCCGCAACGAGCAGCTGCGCGGACGGACCATCGTCCGGGCCGACCTCAAGACGCCTGACGACCGCTCCGCAGTGCTCGAGCTCGTCGCTCGGGCCGACGTGCTGATCGAGGGCTACCGCCCCGGTGTCGCAGAACGCCTCGGCCTTGGCCCGGACGCCTGCCTGGCCGAGAACCCCCGGCTCGTCTACGGACGCATGACCGGGTGGGGCCAGGACGGTCCCCTCGCCGCTCGCGCCGGACACGACATCAACTACCTGTCGGTGACCGGGCTGCTCAACGCGGTCGGCCGCCCCGGCGAGCGTCCCACCATCCCGCTCAACCTGATCGGTGACTACGGCGGCGGCTCCATGCTCCTGCTCGTGGGCATCCTCTCCGCCCTGTGGGAGCGGGAGCGCTCGGGCACGGGCCAGGTCGTGGACGCGGCCATGGCCGAAGGAGCATCCCTGCTCGGACACATGCTGTGGGCGATGTACGGCGGGGGCGCCTGGAACGCCGAGCGCGGCACCAACTTCCTCGACGGCGGTGCCCCCTTCTACGACACCTACGAGTGCGCCGACGGTGGGCACATGGCGGTCGGAGCCGTGGAACCCCAGTTCTTCGCCCTCGTCCTGTCCACGCTCGGTCTTGACGCCGACGAGGTCCCCGCACAGCACGACCGTGACCGGTGGCCCGAGCTGCGTACCCTGATGGCCAACCGGTTCCTGCAGCATGACCGGGCCCACTGGGAGCAGGCGTTCGCGGACGTCGACGCGTGCGTCACCCCGGTGCTGTCCTTCGACGAGGCGGCACAGCACCCCCACGTTCGCGAACGCGGCATCGTCGCGGAGATGAACGGGATCATCCAGCCCGCCCCGGCACCCCGCTTCTCCCGTACCGCTCCCCCGGTCCCCTCGGCCCCTCCCACGGCTGCCAGCGAGATCTCTGACGTCCTGCACGGGTGGAACAACCAGGCGTGA
- a CDS encoding NADPH-dependent F420 reductase, whose product MSIEAARPEGDEPLRIASLGAGQIGGTLASRFAAAGHEVRVANSRAPSTVKLFAESIGAQARHGAEAVLDADVVVVSVPFNRIAELRSVVSRAPADAVLVDTTNYYPHRDGELGSFGPEDTESEWVANVLGRPVVKAWNSILAGSLQTAARPSGAADRMALPVSGDDPEAVGLVCGLVDVSGFDPVVAGPLAQSWRQQPGAPAYTTDLATTELVEALARAERHTLAERRGEMVRAIRHLRGWGTHAQRLAIARRVFL is encoded by the coding sequence ATGAGCATCGAGGCGGCACGCCCTGAGGGCGATGAACCGTTGCGCATCGCCTCCCTCGGTGCGGGGCAGATCGGCGGCACGCTCGCCTCCAGGTTCGCGGCTGCCGGTCACGAGGTCAGGGTGGCCAACTCCCGGGCGCCGAGCACCGTCAAGCTGTTCGCGGAGTCCATCGGAGCCCAGGCCCGGCATGGGGCTGAGGCCGTGCTGGACGCGGACGTGGTGGTCGTCTCCGTTCCGTTCAACCGGATCGCCGAGCTGCGGTCGGTGGTCTCTCGGGCTCCGGCCGACGCGGTTCTGGTGGACACCACGAACTACTACCCGCACCGGGACGGTGAGCTGGGGAGCTTCGGTCCCGAGGACACCGAGAGCGAGTGGGTCGCGAACGTGCTCGGGCGGCCGGTGGTCAAAGCCTGGAACAGCATTCTCGCGGGATCGCTGCAGACGGCTGCGCGTCCGTCGGGCGCGGCGGACAGAATGGCACTGCCCGTCTCCGGTGATGATCCTGAGGCGGTCGGCCTGGTCTGCGGGCTCGTCGATGTGAGCGGGTTCGACCCCGTGGTGGCCGGTCCGCTCGCCCAGTCCTGGCGCCAGCAGCCCGGCGCGCCTGCCTACACCACTGATCTCGCGACGACCGAGCTGGTCGAGGCTCTGGCCAGGGCTGAACGGCACACCCTGGCGGAGCGTCGTGGGGAGATGGTCAGGGCGATTCGCCACCTGCGTGGGTGGGGAACCCACGCCCAGAGGCTGGCGATCGCCCGAAGAGTCTTCCTCTGA
- a CDS encoding acyl-CoA dehydrogenase family protein, whose product MIDALTGAVADACARHTTDPDTPAELNAPLWEALDQIGVLGLGVDEEKGGSGGGLEELVAVLGVLGENAAAVPFAETGLAAWILAEAGVQVPEGRLTVAVSDGLEVATGTDGTVEVSATLPRVPWGEAAEHVVVLSGTTLAVVARDQYQVTSAQNMAGEPRDTLVLAGARPVGGQTWPVPAGLTQAHEQRLSVLRMAQMAGAARRALDLSVHYASERQQFGRSIDRFQSVQHQLASLASEVLVCRTAAKSASLALTRGDATFALAAARVAAAQAAGVVAKLAHQVHGAIGFTEEHTLRLSTTRLWAWRDENGSVHQHASLVGQQALDAGPDSLWDLLVRA is encoded by the coding sequence GTGATCGACGCACTGACGGGTGCAGTGGCCGACGCCTGCGCCCGGCACACGACTGACCCGGACACCCCGGCGGAGCTGAACGCACCGCTGTGGGAGGCACTCGACCAGATCGGCGTGCTGGGTCTGGGTGTCGACGAGGAGAAGGGCGGCTCCGGCGGTGGGCTCGAGGAGCTCGTCGCCGTGCTCGGAGTGCTCGGCGAGAACGCTGCCGCCGTGCCGTTCGCCGAGACCGGGCTGGCAGCCTGGATCCTGGCCGAGGCAGGGGTCCAGGTCCCCGAGGGTCGCCTGACCGTTGCCGTCAGCGACGGCCTGGAGGTCGCCACCGGCACTGACGGCACCGTCGAGGTGTCCGCCACGCTGCCGCGAGTCCCCTGGGGAGAGGCGGCGGAGCACGTCGTCGTCCTGTCCGGAACCACCCTGGCCGTGGTCGCACGTGACCAGTACCAGGTGACCAGCGCCCAGAACATGGCCGGCGAGCCGCGCGACACCCTGGTGCTTGCGGGCGCCCGTCCTGTGGGCGGACAGACCTGGCCCGTTCCGGCCGGCCTGACGCAGGCCCACGAGCAGCGCCTCTCGGTGCTGCGGATGGCCCAGATGGCCGGCGCCGCCCGGCGCGCTCTGGACCTCTCGGTGCACTACGCCTCGGAGCGTCAGCAGTTCGGACGATCCATCGACAGGTTCCAGAGCGTGCAGCACCAGCTCGCCTCGCTCGCCTCCGAGGTCCTGGTCTGCCGGACGGCGGCGAAGTCCGCGTCGCTCGCCCTGACACGAGGTGACGCCACGTTCGCGCTCGCCGCGGCCCGTGTGGCCGCGGCCCAGGCCGCCGGCGTGGTCGCGAAGCTCGCCCACCAGGTGCACGGTGCCATCGGTTTCACCGAGGAGCACACGCTGCGCCTGAGCACCACTCGTCTCTGGGCATGGCGGGACGAGAACGGCAGCGTCCACCAGCACGCCTCCCTCGTGGGGCAACAGGCACTCGACGCCGGTCCCGACTCGCTCTGGGACCTTCTGGTCAGAGCATGA
- a CDS encoding acyl-CoA dehydrogenase family protein, with protein sequence MDFMNLQAVALPESAEQLRREVRAFLAEELASGRIQMRPDQWLAGWDEEFSKRLGARGWIGMAFPREYGGTEAGALARFVVTEELLAAGAPVAAHWIADRQSGQALMKFGTEEQRQTFLPAIARGECYFAIGMSEPDTGSDLASVRTRATRVEGGWELEGTKIWTSGAHHAHAMIALVRTEPVTERRHAGLSQMIVELPDPSIEIRPIRLLTGEHHFNEVVFNRTFVPDSRVLGQPGSGWMQVTSELGLERSGPERILSTFPLLVEAVRHLSRAGATPDRVRLGELVSRLWVLRQMSLAVAGRIEEGEDPAVAAAIVKDLGTQFEGLLVETTRLLVDIAPDPASEALLPHMLSESLIHSPAFTLRGGTNEILRGIISKAVTAA encoded by the coding sequence ATGGATTTCATGAACCTGCAGGCCGTGGCTCTGCCGGAGTCGGCGGAGCAGCTGCGCCGAGAAGTGCGCGCGTTCCTGGCCGAGGAACTGGCCTCGGGGCGGATCCAGATGCGCCCTGACCAGTGGCTGGCCGGGTGGGACGAGGAGTTCAGCAAGCGCCTCGGCGCCCGCGGTTGGATCGGCATGGCCTTCCCGCGCGAGTACGGCGGCACGGAGGCTGGCGCCCTGGCCCGCTTCGTGGTCACCGAGGAGCTCCTGGCCGCCGGCGCTCCGGTGGCTGCGCACTGGATCGCTGACCGGCAGTCGGGCCAGGCCCTGATGAAGTTCGGCACAGAGGAGCAGCGTCAGACGTTCCTGCCCGCCATCGCGCGTGGCGAGTGCTACTTCGCGATCGGCATGTCCGAGCCCGACACCGGTTCCGACCTGGCCTCGGTACGCACCAGGGCTACTCGCGTCGAGGGTGGCTGGGAGCTCGAGGGCACCAAGATCTGGACCAGCGGCGCGCACCACGCGCACGCGATGATCGCCCTGGTCCGCACCGAGCCGGTGACCGAACGACGTCACGCGGGCCTCTCCCAGATGATCGTCGAGCTGCCCGACCCCTCGATCGAGATCCGGCCGATCCGTCTCCTGACCGGCGAGCACCACTTCAACGAGGTCGTCTTCAACCGCACCTTCGTGCCCGACTCGCGGGTGCTGGGCCAGCCCGGCTCCGGCTGGATGCAGGTGACCAGCGAGCTCGGTCTCGAGCGCAGCGGTCCCGAGCGGATCCTCTCGACCTTCCCGCTCCTGGTCGAGGCCGTGCGTCACCTGTCCCGGGCCGGCGCAACCCCTGACCGCGTCCGGCTCGGTGAGCTGGTCTCGCGCCTGTGGGTCCTGCGGCAGATGTCGCTGGCCGTGGCGGGACGGATCGAGGAGGGCGAGGACCCCGCCGTCGCGGCGGCGATCGTCAAGGACCTCGGGACCCAGTTCGAGGGGCTCCTCGTCGAGACGACCCGCCTGCTCGTGGACATCGCGCCCGACCCCGCCAGCGAGGCACTCCTGCCCCACATGTTGTCGGAGTCCCTCATCCACAGTCCTGCCTTCACCCTGCGTGGAGGAACCAACGAGATTCTCCGGGGAATCATCTCCAAGGCGGTGACCGCAGCATGA
- a CDS encoding enoyl-CoA hydratase-related protein: protein MDTESVLHSTSPEGITTITLNRPERKNAVDEAMWRRLTAVLAETRNCPQTRVVVLQGAGGDFCTGADVAKSKHEEHPIPRLRRIGDVARAIHDLPVPVVAKVDGVAAGAGLNMALACDVVAASDRARFTEIFTKRGLSIDFGGSWLLPKIVGMQQAKRLALLAEVIDAAEAERIGLVTWVRPADELDAFVDETARRLAGLPPVALEQTKALINSAVGVDLAGALRNEAAAQAVNFATEDAPAAFKAFLEKAESPQYTGRWALR from the coding sequence ATGGACACCGAATCGGTCCTGCACAGCACCTCGCCCGAGGGCATCACGACGATCACCCTGAACCGCCCCGAACGCAAGAACGCGGTGGACGAGGCCATGTGGCGCCGCCTGACGGCCGTCCTGGCTGAGACGAGGAACTGCCCGCAGACCCGCGTGGTGGTGCTGCAGGGCGCTGGCGGTGACTTCTGCACCGGGGCCGACGTGGCCAAGAGCAAGCACGAGGAACACCCGATCCCGCGACTGCGCCGGATCGGGGACGTCGCCAGGGCCATCCACGACCTTCCCGTCCCTGTGGTCGCCAAGGTGGACGGCGTGGCCGCCGGTGCCGGGCTGAACATGGCCCTGGCCTGCGACGTCGTGGCCGCCTCGGACCGTGCCCGGTTCACCGAGATCTTCACCAAGCGCGGCCTGTCGATCGACTTCGGTGGTTCGTGGCTCCTGCCCAAGATCGTCGGCATGCAGCAGGCGAAGCGTCTGGCCCTGCTGGCCGAGGTGATCGACGCGGCCGAGGCCGAGCGCATCGGTCTGGTCACCTGGGTCCGTCCTGCCGACGAGCTGGACGCTTTCGTGGACGAGACGGCTCGGCGCCTCGCCGGCCTGCCGCCCGTCGCGCTGGAGCAGACCAAGGCACTGATCAACTCCGCCGTCGGCGTGGACCTCGCCGGCGCGCTGCGCAACGAGGCCGCAGCCCAGGCCGTGAACTTCGCGACCGAGGACGCACCGGCAGCATTCAAGGCCTTCCTCGAGAAGGCCGAGTCCCCTCAGTACACGGGCCGCTGGGCCCTGCGCTGA
- a CDS encoding enoyl-CoA hydratase/isomerase family protein: protein MADLEYSVTDGVATILLNRPQAKNAFTLDMIEEWAAALHSARRDPAVRVVVLTGAGDAFCSGIDLSVLQAVGEEPLALKRMLTEGVHDVARAVDALDKPLIAAVNGAAVGAGMDMALMCDIRVMKSTARMSEGYIKVGLVPGDGGCYYLPRLVGMSRALELLWTGDFVDAAECERIGLVSKVLDPEEFEAGYRSLARRLADLPPVNVAMIKRAAQQSVHSDLRTALDLISSHLAVVHGTADSREARLALQERRAPSFTGN, encoded by the coding sequence ATGGCCGACCTTGAGTACTCCGTCACCGACGGTGTCGCAACGATCCTGCTCAACCGTCCGCAGGCGAAGAACGCCTTCACCCTCGACATGATCGAGGAGTGGGCCGCTGCGCTGCACTCGGCTCGCCGTGACCCGGCAGTCCGGGTCGTGGTGCTCACGGGCGCCGGTGACGCCTTCTGCTCCGGCATCGACCTGTCGGTGCTGCAGGCGGTGGGGGAGGAGCCCCTGGCCCTGAAGCGGATGCTGACCGAGGGCGTGCACGACGTGGCACGCGCGGTCGACGCTCTGGACAAGCCGCTGATCGCCGCGGTCAACGGTGCCGCCGTGGGCGCCGGCATGGACATGGCCCTGATGTGTGACATCAGGGTGATGAAGTCCACCGCCAGGATGTCGGAGGGGTACATCAAGGTCGGCCTCGTCCCCGGGGACGGTGGGTGCTACTACCTGCCACGCCTCGTGGGCATGTCGCGGGCCCTCGAGCTGCTGTGGACCGGTGACTTCGTGGACGCCGCGGAGTGCGAGCGCATCGGGCTGGTCTCGAAGGTCCTGGACCCCGAGGAGTTCGAGGCCGGCTACCGCTCGCTCGCCCGGCGGCTCGCCGACCTCCCACCGGTCAACGTGGCCATGATCAAGCGTGCGGCGCAGCAGTCGGTCCACTCCGACCTGCGGACCGCTCTCGACCTGATCTCGTCGCACCTGGCCGTCGTGCACGGCACCGCTGACTCGCGTGAGGCCCGACTGGCCCTCCAGGAACGACGGGCGCCGTCGTTCACCGGCAACTGA
- a CDS encoding SDR family NAD(P)-dependent oxidoreductase → MKIAGSVVAVTGGASGLGLATSRRLASQGAKVAIVDLPSSDGEKIAAGLAAELGTEVVFTAGDVTDEAAFDGALATAEKMGPLKGIVHCAGAGRRLRLLDKEGNPGSLEDFEFVIRLNLVGSFNALRLGAARMAKHDAVDGERGAIIMTASVAAFEGQIGQIPYTASKAGIVGMTLTAARDLASKGIRVNSIAPGIIDTPLLARLRDDVRQSLADSVPNPRRLGQPDEYAHLASHILENAYLNGETIRLDGALRMAPR, encoded by the coding sequence ATGAAGATCGCCGGATCTGTCGTCGCCGTCACCGGTGGCGCGTCGGGCCTCGGCCTGGCGACCTCGCGTCGCCTCGCCTCCCAGGGCGCCAAGGTCGCCATCGTCGACCTGCCCAGCTCCGACGGCGAGAAGATCGCCGCCGGCCTGGCTGCCGAGCTCGGCACCGAGGTCGTCTTCACCGCTGGTGACGTCACCGACGAGGCCGCCTTCGACGGCGCGCTCGCGACGGCCGAGAAGATGGGCCCGCTCAAGGGCATCGTGCACTGCGCCGGCGCCGGTCGCCGCCTGCGCCTGCTCGACAAGGAGGGCAACCCGGGTTCGCTGGAGGACTTCGAGTTCGTCATCCGCCTCAACCTGGTCGGAAGCTTCAACGCCCTGCGTCTCGGCGCGGCCCGCATGGCCAAGCACGACGCCGTCGACGGCGAGCGCGGCGCCATCATCATGACCGCCTCGGTCGCCGCGTTCGAGGGCCAGATCGGCCAGATCCCCTACACCGCTTCCAAGGCCGGCATCGTGGGCATGACGCTCACCGCAGCCCGCGACCTCGCGAGCAAGGGCATCCGCGTCAACAGCATCGCCCCCGGCATCATCGACACCCCGCTGCTGGCGCGCCTGCGTGACGACGTCCGCCAGAGCCTGGCCGACAGCGTCCCGAACCCGCGCCGCCTGGGGCAGCCGGACGAGTACGCCCACCTCGCGTCGCACATCCTCGAGAACGCGTACCTGAACGGCGAGACCATTCGCCTCGACGGCGCGCTCCGCATGGCTCCTCGCTGA
- a CDS encoding acetyl-CoA C-acyltransferase, whose product MRDAVIVDAVRTPIGKRNGALADIHPADLSAAVLKSLAERNELDPTIVDDVIWGCVSQVSEQASNIGRNAVLAAGWPETVPATSVNRACGSSQQAVSFAAAGVIAGQYEFAIAGGVESMTRVPMGSAAQGGIAAPDSLLQRYGVQGFNQGVGAEMIAEQWGFSRTQLDEFSLRSHELAAAATAAGAFTDQLVSVGGLTADEGIRTGGTLEKLATLATPFKENGVISAGNASQISDGSGALLITTSENAAARGMKPIARIHTAVVAGDDPVIMLTAPIRATKLALEKSGLSIHDIGAFEVNEAFAPVPLSWLVETGADAESVNPLGGAIAVGHPLGGSGAILMTRLVHHMRAHGIRFGLQTMCEAGGLANATIVELI is encoded by the coding sequence ATGAGGGACGCAGTCATCGTCGATGCGGTGCGCACACCCATCGGCAAGCGCAACGGAGCACTCGCCGACATCCACCCGGCAGACCTCTCGGCCGCCGTGCTCAAGAGCCTCGCCGAGCGCAACGAGCTTGACCCCACCATCGTCGACGACGTGATCTGGGGCTGCGTCAGCCAGGTCTCCGAGCAGGCCAGCAACATCGGTCGCAACGCCGTTCTCGCCGCCGGCTGGCCTGAGACCGTCCCGGCCACCTCGGTGAATCGTGCCTGCGGATCCAGTCAGCAGGCCGTGAGCTTCGCGGCCGCCGGCGTCATCGCGGGCCAGTACGAGTTCGCCATCGCCGGCGGCGTCGAGTCGATGACCCGGGTCCCGATGGGCAGCGCCGCCCAGGGCGGGATCGCCGCTCCGGACTCCCTGCTGCAGCGCTATGGCGTCCAGGGCTTCAACCAGGGCGTCGGCGCCGAGATGATCGCCGAGCAGTGGGGCTTCTCCCGCACCCAGCTCGACGAGTTCTCACTGCGCTCGCACGAGCTGGCCGCCGCGGCCACCGCCGCCGGTGCCTTCACCGACCAGCTGGTCAGCGTCGGCGGTCTCACCGCTGACGAGGGCATCCGCACGGGTGGAACGCTGGAGAAGCTCGCCACCCTGGCCACGCCGTTCAAGGAGAACGGTGTGATCTCCGCGGGCAACGCCTCCCAGATCTCCGACGGCTCCGGCGCGCTGCTGATCACCACGTCGGAGAACGCCGCCGCACGCGGTATGAAGCCGATCGCCCGCATCCACACCGCCGTCGTGGCCGGTGACGACCCCGTCATCATGCTCACCGCCCCCATCCGTGCCACGAAGCTGGCGCTGGAGAAGTCCGGGCTGTCGATCCACGACATCGGTGCGTTCGAGGTCAACGAAGCCTTCGCCCCGGTTCCGCTGAGCTGGCTCGTCGAGACCGGGGCCGACGCCGAGAGCGTGAACCCGCTCGGTGGTGCCATCGCCGTGGGCCACCCCCTCGGTGGCTCCGGCGCGATCCTGATGACCCGCCTGGTGCACCACATGCGCGCCCACGGCATCCGCTTCGGCCTGCAGACCATGTGCGAGGCCGGAGGCCTGGCCAACGCCACCATCGTCGAGCTGATCTAA